One Triticum dicoccoides isolate Atlit2015 ecotype Zavitan chromosome 5B, WEW_v2.0, whole genome shotgun sequence genomic window carries:
- the LOC119308587 gene encoding protein unc-50 homolog: protein MLPTTASKGRGAARSAPPLFGPYLRRIVKWQQMDIEYTFWQMVHLCTSPKVVYQHTKYHKQTKNQWARDDPAFIVILILFLVFATSAYCAAFGESAPHAALTIISVVFVHFLFAGLVLATLCWFLTNSYLREEPNSHVVEQRVEWLYAFDVHCNSFFPAFVILYVLQYFLSPLLIAHGFLPALLSNLLFMVAISYYHYLNFLGYDVLPFLDRTTFFLYPIGLVIILSPLMILIGFNPTRYFLSLYFR from the exons ATGTTGCCCACGACGGCGTCCAAGGGCCGGGGGGCCGCCCGCTCCGCCCCGCCGCTCTTCGGCCCGTATCTCCGCCGTATCGTCAAG TGGCAGCAAATGGATATCGAATACACATTTTGGCAAATGGTTCATCTCTGTACTTCACCAAAAGTAGT CTATCAGCACACCAAATATCACAAGC AAACAAAGAACCAGTGGGCTCGGGATGATCCTGCATTTATTGTCATTCTAATTCTTTTCCTTGTGTTTGCGACATCAGCTTACTGTGCAGC ATTTGGAGAGAGTGCGCCCCATGCTGCTTTAACAATCATCTCGGTTGTGTTTGTCCATTTCTTGTTTGCTGGGCTAGTTTTGGCCACACTTTGCTG GTTTCTTACCAATTCTTATCTGAGGGAGGAACCTAATAGCCATGTGGTCGAACAACGTGTCGAATG GCTGTATGCGTTTGATGTTCACTGCAACTCGTTCTTCCCTGCATTCGTCATCCTATATG TGCTTCAGTACTTTTTGTCGCCTCTGTTGATCGCACATGGATTCTTGCCTGCCCTATTATCAAACCTCCTGTTCATGGTGGCAATTTCTTATTATCACTATCTGAACTTTCTAGGATATGATG TTCTTCCATTTTTGGACCGAACGACATTTTTCTTGTACCCAATCGGACTTGTCATCATACTATCGCCACTCA TGATACTCATAGGGTTTAATCCAACACGATACTTTCTGAGCTTGTACTTCCGGTAA